The genomic window TCACGACGGTGGATCAGGGGGTGCAGGACTACATCGACGCGACCTACGAGGTGCGTGACGGCAGCGTGTCGGCCGTGGACCCGCAGCCGGTGCCGCTGTCAGGCGCCGGGGTCCCCGGCGCCTGACCCGCGGGGAGAGGGCCGCGCGCCGGGGTCCCCGGCGCCTGACCCGCGGGGAGAGGGCCGCGACGCGACACGCGTCGCGGCCCTCTTCGTTTTGGGTGCGGTCGCCGAGTGAGTATTCGCGGTGCCGAGTGAGTATTCGCGGTGCCGAGTGAGTATTCGGCACTCGTCACAGCGGGAGCACATGGGCACGAGGGAGAGGAACCTCGTCGGCCTGCAGCTTCAGCGCGAAGGCGGTGAGCGACTCGAGGTGCGCCCACTGGCAACGGGCGAAGGGCCACCCTGTGGTCGCGGTCACCCACTCCTGCCGACGGCGCTGCCGCTCGAGGATCTCACTCGGGTCGCGGCCGCCGGTCATCCCCGGGTCGAGGTACTTCCCGATCCCGTCGAATTCCCACCAGACCCCGACGTCGTCCAACGCGGCATCCATTCGGTAGACACTGCCGTTGGGCCCTGGCACCGCGACCTGCAGCCGGGGCCTCGCGAACCCGAGGAGGAGCAGGTACAGGCGCCCGACCGATTCGCCGGGGCCATCGGCGCGGCCGTCGGCGAGTTCGAGCACCCAGCGCGCCTGACGGATGCCGCGGGCTCCCGGCATCCGGAACAGGCGCTGCCACAAGCGCATCAGCATCCGGTCGGCGGCATACTCGTCGTACTGACGAGTGCTGTCGTCCCACGCGACGCGATGAAGCGCGGCATCGGCGACGGCCAGGGCGGCCTCGAGCCGCAGCACGCGAATCGCATCGACGACGGTCCGCTCGAGCGACGTCACCGCCAGGCCGCCAACGGAGGCGACGTCCTCTTCCGGGAGCGAATCGCGGTGCCGGAACACGGCGGGATGCGACCGGGTCGCCGCGCCGGCGCGCATGGTCACGTGCACGCGTCGCGGCCGGGTGCGGAAGAGCGGCAGCCCGTGGACGGCGACCGCGCTCGCGTACGAGACGACGGCGACATCCGTGCGCATGGCACGCGCGATACTCGCGACCTCGATGCGATGGCGCTCCTCCGCGTAGAGGGACGCGTACTCCTGCGCCGTCAGCTCCCATTGACCGTGCAGGCGGACGAGCGTCCCCCGAGCGAGACGCTGCCGGACCTCGAAGCGCGCCTGCTCCCGCGCGAACTGTTCGGACGCCTGCAGGTCGGCAGGCATGATCTCGAGTGTCATGCGTCGATGGTGACGCGGATGCCGGCTGGCGCGCGGATGCCGGGATGGCATCGGTGGACTATCGGGCGTGTGCTCGGTGTTGTGGAGAGCGCGCCGTCGGGTGAGTGGTCACTCGGCACCCCGGATACTCACTCGGCGACGCGAATACTCACTCGGCACCGCGAATACTCACTCGTCGACGCGAATACTCACTCGACGACGCGAATACTCACTCGCGACCGCGAATACTCACTCGCGACCGCGAATACTCACTCGCGAGCGCGCACCCTCACTCGGCAGCCGCCGCCGGCGCGGGCGAGAACTGCGCGACCAGTTCCCGCTTCAGCACCTTGCCGCTTCCGCCGAGCGGGAGCTCCGCCACCACATGCACGGCCCGGGGGTACTTGTACGCCGCGATCCGGTCCCGCGTGAACGCGATCAGCTCCTCGGCATCCACGCTGTGCCCGTCGTGCGCCACGACCGCCACGTGCACCTCCTGCCCGCGCAGGTCGTCCGGCACGCCGAACACGGCAGCGACCGCGACCGCAGGATGCCGCGCGATCACGGCTTCCACTTCGGTCGGGTACACGTTGTAGCCGCTGCGCACGATCATGTCCTTCTTGCGGTCCACGATCGTCAGCACCCCATCGACGAACCGCCCGAGGTCACCCGTGCGGAACCACCCGTCGACGATCGCCGACGCGGTGGCATCCGGGCGACCGAGATACCCCTTGAACAGGTTGTGCCCCCGCACGACGACTTCGCCGAGCGCGTCCGGGTCGTCCACGAGCTCCACCCGCTCCTCCTGCTCGGCGTCGGCGATCGCCACATCGACGCCCCAGAGGGGACGCCCGACGGTGCCGGGGCGGATCGGCTCCACGAGCGCGTTCGACGACACGATCGGCGCCGTCTCGGTCAGTCCGTACCCCTCGTGCACGTCCGCGCCGAACGCGTCGCGGAACGCCTCGAGCACGGCGACCGGCAGGGCGGCGCCGCCCGAGACGGCGTACCGCAGCGGCGGCCGGGCGTCGCTGCGGCGGGCGGCCTCCAGCATCCCCACGTACATCGTCGGAACGGCGGTGAACACCGTCGCGCCATGGGCGACCATGAGGGCGAGCGCGTCGTCGGCGTCGAAACGCGGCAGCAGGATGATCGACGCCCCGACGCGGAACGCCATGTTCATCACGGCGGTCTGACCGAACGTGTGGAACAGCGGCAGCCCACCGAAGACGATGTCGCCGGAGTGCAGGTTGAACGAGTCGATGAGGGTGCAGTGCACCTGCTCCACCAGCGCGAGGTGTGAGCCGACGGCGCCCTTCGGGGTTCCCGTGGTGCCGCTGGTGTAGAGGATCGTCGCGGCATCGCTCGGCCGCGTCGCGGTGTGCCGTTCGATGGGGGTCGCTGCGGCGGCCTCGTCCTCCAGACGCGGCAGGTCGCCGACCGGTGACGGAGTCCCGGCGGGCAGCAGCACCGTGACGACGGGGATGCCGGTGGCCGCCGCCGCCGGAATCGCCTCGCCGAGGAGCGGCGCGGCGACGACGAAGAGGTCCGCTTCGGCGTCCCGCAGCACGTACGCGATCTCGTCGGCCTTGAACAGCAGGTGCACCGGCACCACGACGGCGCCGAGCGAGAGCGCGGCGTAGTACACGCGGGCGAAATCGGGCACGTTCGGCACGATCATCGCGACGCGGTCGCCGGCGCGGATGCCACGGTCGCGCAGGGCGCCCGCGTACGCGCGCACCTCGTCCCACAGCTGCGCATAGGTCGTGGTGGTGCCGGCGAAGAGCAGCGCCGGGCGGTCAGAGTGACGGCGCGCGGATTCGGCGAGGATGCTCGCGACCGACAGCGTCGCGTAGCCCGGGTCGTCGATGGCGGAGTCGGGTCGGTGGGTCACGATGGTCCTTTCGTCGTTGAATGGAACTTCTGTCGAATACTCACTCGGCGATGCGAATACTCACTCGCGAGCGCGAATACTCACTCGGCACCGCGAATACTCACTCGCGAGCGCAGCTGGGCGCGGCCGAGGCTGTTCAGATGCACTTCGTCGGGGCCGTCGGCGATGCGCAGGGTGCGGACGCCGGCGAAGAGCTCCGCCAGCGGGGTGTCCTGCGACACCCCGGCCCCGCCGAACACCTGGATCGCCCGGTCGAGGATCCGCTGCACCGCGCGGGGCACCGCGATCTTGATCGCCTGGATCTCGGTCATCGCCTTGCGGTTGCCGACGGTGTCCATGAGCCACGCGGTCTTCAGCACGAGCAGCCGCAGCGCCTCCAGCTCGATCCGCGCCTCGGCGACCCACTCGCGGATCACCCCCTGCTCCCCCAGGGTGCGCCCGAAAGCGACGCGCTCGTTCGCCCGGTCGGTCATCAGCGCCAGCGCCCGCTCGCCCATGCCCAGCGCCCGCATGCAGTGGTGGATGCGACCGGGCCCCAGCCGCGCCTGCGCGATCGCGAATCCGTCGCCCTCCCCCGCGAGCAGGTTCTCGGCCGGCACCCGCACGTCGTCGAAGACGACCTCGGCGTGCCCCCCGTGGTCGCGATCGTCGTAGCCGAACACCGTCAGCGCCCGTTCCACGCGCACGCCGGGGGCGTCGCGGGGCACGAGGATCATCGACTGCTGACGATGCCGCTCGGCGTCGGGATCGGTCTTGCCCATCACGATGAAGATCGCGGCATCCGGGTTCATCGCCCCCGTCGACCACCATTTGCGGCCCGATACGACGTAGGAGTCCCCATCGCGGCGGATGCGGGTGCCGATGTTCGTCGCGTCGCTCGAGGCGACGTCGGGCTCGGTCATGCAGAACGCGGAGCGGATGCGGGCATCCAGCAGCGGCTCGAGCCACCGCTCCTGCTGGGCGGGCGTGCCGAAGTCGTGCAGCACCTCCATGTTGCCGGTGTCGGGGGCCGCGCAGTTGAACGCGACCGGCGCCAGGCGCGGGCTCCACCCCGTGATCTCGGCGATCGGCGCGTACTGCAGGTTCGTCAGCCCCGCCCCGTGCTCGCCCGGCAGGAACAGGTTCCAGAGCCCCGCCGCACGGGCACGCTCCCGCAGCTCCGACACGATCGGCCGGAAGGCCCACTCGCCGGGCGTGGCATCCAGCTGCTCCTGCAGCACCGACTCGGCGAGCACCACGTGCTCGTCGACGAACGCCCGCGCCCGTTCTGCCAGCTGCCGAGTGGTGTCGTCGTGGGCGAAGTCCATCAGAGCGCCTCCAGTCCTTGGCGGGCGAGCGGTTCCACCAGCGCGCCCATCCCGTCGAATCCGTCGCCGACGGTGTCGCCGGAGCGGAAGCGGTAGTGGATCCCCTCGAGGATCACCGCGAGCTTGTACGCCGCGAAGGCGCGGTACCAGCCGAGGTCGGGCAGGTCCGTCCCGGCATGCCGGGCATACACCTCGGCGAGTTCGTCGAACCGCGGGTATCCGGCGGCCGGATCGACGGCGCTCGGAATCGCGCCGCCGAACGCGGCGGGAAGGGCGGCGATGTCCCAGTACAGCGCGAAGATGCCCAGGTCCACCAGCGGATCACCCAGCGTCGCCATCTCCCAGTCGAGCACGGCCGACAGGCGCGGCTCCACGCCGTCGACGAGGGCGTTGTCGAGTCGGTAGTCGCCGTGCACGATGCCGGAGCGCCGGCTCTGCGGCATCCCCTCGCCCAGGCGTTCCTGCAGCGCGTCGAGCGTCGGCGTCGCCCGCGAGCGCGAGGCGTCGAGCTGCCGCTTCCACGTGGACATCTGGCGCGAGAGGTATCCGTCGGCGCGGCCGAAGTCCGCCAGCCCCACGGATGCCGGGTCGACGCCGTGCAGATCCGCCAGGGTCCGCACCAGGTCGGTGCTCAGGCGGGCCAGCCCTGCGGGGTCGTACCCGGCGTTGTGCCCGGGGGTCGACAGCACCCGCCCGGGCGCGCGCTCCATGACGAAGAAGGTGGTGCCGGTGATCGCTCCCCCGGTGTCGTCGACGACGTCGACGGCGATCGGCACGGGCACCGGCGTGGATGCCAGCGCCGAGATGACCCGGTGCTCGCGCCGCATGTCGTGCGCACTGGCGAGCACGTGGCCGAGCGGCGGGCGCCGCAGCACGAGCGGGCGCCGCGCGCCGTCGATCGCGTAGGTGAGGTTGCTGCGGCCGCCGGCGATGACGGTGGCGCTGAGGTCACCGTTCGCGAGGTCGGGGTGCGCGGTGGCGAGCCACTCCGTGAGCGCCTGCACGTCGAGCCCCGGCACGTCGGTCATCGTCGACCCCTCTCCGCGCCGCATCGCGTCGCCGGTTCAGCATACCGCCTGGTCGGTTTGTGTCCAACCCGGCCGGTTCGGGGCGCGTATCCGGCACCGAACCCCGCAATCCCCCCGTTCGGGGCGCGTATCGGGTACCGGACCCCGCAACCCACCGGTTCGGGGCGCGTATCGGGCACCGGACCCCGCAATCCCCCCGTTCGGGGCGCGTATCGGGCACCGGACCCCGCAACCCACCGGTTCGGGGCGCGTATCGGGCACCGGACCCCGCGGCGCTCGAACCGGCGTCCCGCCCGAGCCGGCCCGCGCTCAGTCGAGCAGCTGCGCCGCGACCGCCGCGCGCACGGCACCCGGCACGGGAACGGGACGGCGGCTCGCGGCATCCACGAACACGTGCACGAAACGCCCCACGGCGATGGGCTCGTCCTCGCCGGGGCGCAGAATCCCGAGCGCCCACGTGATGCTCGTGGCCCCCAGCCGCTCCACGCCGACCCCGACCTCGAGCGGCTCGGGGAACGACGCCGACGCGCGGTAGTCGCACGACGACGAGACGACGAGGGCGATCGCCGGCGAGGATGCCGGATCGAGGCCTCCCTCGGCGATCATCCAGGCGTTCACCGCGGTGTCCATCGCCTCGTAATACACGACGTTGTTGAGGTGCCCGTACTGGTCGTTGTCGCGCCAGCGGGTCATGAACGGTTGGCGCACGCCGTAGTGCGGCATCGGTCCTCCAGGGGTCAGTCCGCGCGCAGCAGCACGCGGAACGCCGCGCGGGCGCGAGACGCGCTGGGCTCGTCGCCGGCGATCAGGTCGGCATAGGTGAACGATTCGGAGACGCGCACGAGCAGGTACGCGAGGCTGTGCACGTCGATGGCCCCGCCGAGCGGCTGCGCCCCCAGCTCCGCGCGGATCAGCCACTCGGCCGTCGCGACGTACCGACGCTGGATCTCGCTTTCGATCGTCGTGAGCAGCCGCAGCGCACGGGCAGGCTCGCGCCGCAGGAACTCACGGAAGTAGGGCGCGCGGTTCAGGTCGGCGACGAAGTGGGTGAGCAGCTCGGCGAGGCGGTCCGCGCCGACGCGATCCGCCGTGGCGTGGTCGGCCTGCACGAGGGTCGGGACGGCGAGCGACCACAGCACCTCGCTCAGCAGGGCGTCGCGGTTGCCCACCCAACGGAAGAGCGAGGTGCGATCCACGCCCAGCGCCGCGGCGAGCGCGCCCATGTCGATGCGGTGCCCGGCGATGAACTGCTCGCGGGCGAGGTCGAACGCCCTCCGGGCGTCGGCGTGGGATGCCAGCCGCGCCGAGAGCCAGGAGGGGGCGGCATCCACCCCCACCGTCGCGATGGGCGGCGCGACGGGCGCAGGCGCGGGCGTGGACATGCCGGAACTCTACCGCCGCGTCGAGTGGATGCAACATCTCAGGAAATGTTGCATGATGGGCGTCATACCCGGATCACCGACGATCGGAGAAGCGATGCCGCTCACCCTCACCCCACCCGCCGACGAGACCCACGCCCCGCCCGCCGAGCGCCTCGACGCCGACTTCTACGATTTCCAGAGCGCGCTGACCGACGCCGAACGCGCGCAGCTGGGCCGCATCCGCGCATTCCTGCGTGACGAGGTCGCGCCCCGCGCGGACGAGTTCTGGGAACGCGCGGAGAGCCCGCGCCACCTCTTCCCCCGGTTCGCCGAGCTGGGCATGCTCGGTGCCGGCATCCCCGAGGTCGCCCAGTACGACAACAGCGCCCTCTACCGGGGCTGGGTCGCCCTGGAGATCTCCCGGGTGGATGCCTCGACGGCCACCTTTCTGGGCGTGCACAGCGGCCTGGCGATGAACGCGATCTGGGTGGGCGGCTCCGACGAGCAGCGCGCCCAGTGGCTGCCGCCGATGGCGCGCGGCGAGCTGGTCGGGGCGTTCGCGCTGACCGAGCCGCTGTCGGGATCCGACACGGCGCGCGGGCTTCGCACCACCGCCACGCGGCGGAAGGCGGCCGACGGCACCGACGAGTGGGTGATCGACGGCGCGAAGCGCTGGATCGGGAGCGCGGGATTCTCGGACATCACCGTCGTGTGGGCCCGGGACACCGCAGACGGGCAGATGAAGGGCTTCATCGTGCCCACGTCCACCCCCGGCTACTCGGCGACCAAGATCGAGCGCAAGCAGTCGCTGCGCGCCGTCGAGAACGCCGACATCACGCTGACGGGCGTCGTCGTTCCCGACGCGCTGCGGCTGCAGCGGATCGAGTCGTTCACCGAGGTCGCGATCGTGCTGCGGCTGACGCGCGCCGAGGTCGCCTGGCAGGGGCTCGGCAACGGCATCGGCGCCTACGAGGCGGCGGTGCGCTACACCGCGACGCGTGAGCAGTTCGGGAAGCCGATCGCGTCGTTCCAGCTCGTGCAGGACAAGCTCGCCACCGCGCTGTCGAACATCACGGCGTGCCTCGCGATGTGCACGCGGGTTTCGCAGCTGCAGGACGAAGGCAAGCAGACCGACGCGCAGGCCGCGATGGCGAAGGCGTTCGTCACGGCCCGGATGCGCGAGACCGTCGCCCTCTGCCGCGAGGTGATGGGAGGCAACGGCATCACGCTGGACTACGGGGCGGCGCGGGCCTTCTGCGACGCGGAGGCGATCTACACCTTCGAGGGGACGCACGACATGAACACGCTCATCGTGGGGCGCGAGATCACCGGCATCCAGGCGTTCACCTCATGAACGAGGCGTACATCGTCGCCACGGCCCGCTCGCCCATCGGCCGCGCCCGCAAGGGGTCGCTCGCGGACGTGCGCCCCGACGACCTCGTCGCACAGATGGTGCAGGCGGCGTTGGACATGGTGCCGTCTCTGGACCCCGCACGGATCGACGACCTGATGATCGGCACCGGACAGCCCGCCGGAAGGCAGGGCATGAACATCGCGCGGATCGTCTCGGTGCTGCTCGGGCTCGACACGGTGCCGGGCACGACCGTGAACCGGTACTGCTCCTCGTCGCTGCAGACCACGCGCATGGCGTTCCACGCGATCAAGGCCGGCGAGGGGGACGTCTTCGTGTCGGCGGGCGTCGAGTCGGTGTCGCAGTACGCGCACGGGTTCGCCGACCTGCCCGAGGCGGTGAACCCGGCCTTCGCGGATGCCGCGGCGCGCACGGCCGCCCGGTCGGAGGCGGGGTCGCCGGTGTGGGCCGACCCGCGGGCGGACGGGGCGCTGCCGGATGCCTACATCGCGATGGGGCAGACGGCCGAGAACGTCGCGCAGCTGCACGGGGTGACCCGCGAGCAGCAGGACGCGTACGCGGCGCGGTCGCAGCAGCGGGCCGAGGCGGCGATCGCCTCGGGCTTCTGGGCGCGCGACATCACGCCGGTGACGCTCGCGGACGGGACCGTGGTGAGCGCGGACGACGGGCCGCGGGCGGGGGTGACAGCGGCCGGGCTCGCCGGGCTCGACCCGGTGTTCCGGCCGGACGGCACGGTGACGGCGGGCAACTGCTGCCCGCTCAACGACGGGGCGGCGGCCGTCGTGATCGTGTCGGGCCGGGTGGTGGACGAGCTCGGGCTGCAGCCGCTGGCGCGGATCGTCTCGACCGGGGTGAGCGGGCTGTCGCCCGAGGTGATGGGGCTCGGACCGGTCGAGGCGTCGCGGCAGGCGCTGGCGCGCGCGGGGCTCGGGATCGACGACATGGACCTCGTGGAGATCAACGAGGCGTTCGCGGCGCAGGTGATCCCCTCGGCACGGGAGCTCGGGATCGATCCGGAGCGGCTGAACGTGCACGGCGGCGCGATCGCGGTGGGGCACCCGTTCGGCATGACGGGGGCGCGCATCACGTCGACGCTGATCAACGGGCTCGCTTCGACGGGTGGGCGGTACGGCCTCGAGACGATGTGCGTGGGCGGCGGCCAGGGCATGGCGCTGGTACTGTCCCGCGACTGACCCGCCGCCGCTGCTGCTGCTGCTGCCGCTGCTGCTGCTGCCGAGTGAGTATTCGATGTCTCGAGTGAGTATTCAGCGCGCCGAGTGAGTATTGGCGACGAATACTCACTCGGCAGCGCGAATACTCACTCGGCAGCGCGAATACTCACTCGCGAGCGGGCGCGGGGACCAGCAGGGCCAGCGTCTCGGCGATCAGCGCGGGCTTGCGTCCCCCGTCGATCTCAACGGTCGTGCGCATCCCCACCCGCACCCCCTGGGGCGTCTCGTCCGCCGACGCGAGCTCGGTCACCGCCCGCACCCGCGACCCCGCGAGCACCGGCTGCAGGAACCGCACCTTGTCGAGGCCGTAGTTCACCGCCATCGCGACCCCGCCGACCTGCAGCAGCCCCTCGGTCAGCCGCGGCAGCAGCGACAGCGTCAGGTACCCATGCGCGATCGTCCCCCCGAAGGGCCCGGATGCCGCACGCTCGGCATCCAGGTGAATCCACTGCCGATCCTCCGTCGCCTCGGCGAACGCAGCGATCCGCTCCTGCGTGATCTCGAACCATTCCCCCGTCGCCGTTGCGCCCACCAGCCCGGCCAGCGTCGCCGGCGACTCCGCCGCGATCATGCGCGGGGCCCGCCCGCCACGTACAGCACCTGGCCCGAGATGAACCCGGCATCCTCCCCGGCGAAGAACGCCACCGCCGTCGCGACGTCTTCGGGAGTCCCACCCCGCCCCACCGGGATCTCCTTCGCCATCGCCGCGACGAAGTCCTCGAACGAGACCCCCATCCGCTCGGCGGTCGCGCGGGTCATGTCGGTCTGGATGAACCCCGGCGCCACGGCGTTCGCCGTCACCCCGTACCGCCCCAGCTCGATCGCGAGGGTCTTGGTGAACCCCTGCATCCCGGCCTTCGCCGCGGCGTAGTTCGCCTGCCCCCGGTTGCCGAGCGCCGACGTCGACGACAGGTTCACGATGCGCCCCCAGCCCGCCTGGACCATGTGCGCCTGCACGGCCTTCGTCATGACGAAGGCGCCCCGCAGGTGCACCGTCATCACGGCATCCCAGTCGTCCTCGCTCATCTTGAACAGCATGTTGTCGCGGATGATCCCCGCATTGTTCACGAGGATGGTCGGCGCCCCGAGCTCGGCGACGACCGTGTCGACGGCGGATGCCACGGCAGCGACATCCGCGACGTTCGCCCCGACGGCGAGGACGCGGCCCCCGTCGGCTTCGATCGCGGCGACGGTGTCGGCGCACGCGTCCGCGTCGAGGTCGAGCACGGCGACCGCGTGACCGGCGGCGGCGAGGCGGCGAGCCGTCGCGGCGCCGATGCCGCGTGCGGCCCCGGTGACGATCGCGGTGCGGGAGGGAGAAGAAGAGGAAGTCATGCAAGGTCCTTTCGTCGGGTTTCAGAAGACGGATCAGAAGACGATGAGCTGACGCAGTTCGCCACCGGCGGCGAGGCGGTCCATCGCGACATCGATGTCGTCGAGGCCGATGCGGGAGGTCACGAGACGCTCCAACGGCAGCCGGCCCGCCCGCCACATCTCGACGTAGCGCGGGATGTCCCGGGCAGGCACGGCGGAGCCGAGGTAGCTCCCGATGACGGTGCGCGCCTCGGCGGTCAGCTGCAGCGGCGAGACCTCGGCCCGCGCATCGGGCCCCGGAAGCCCCACGGTCACGGTCGTTCCGCCGGGCGCGGTCAGCGCCAGCGCGGTCTCGAACGCGCGCGCCGACCCCGCCGCCTCGATCGCGCTCGGGGTGCGGATGCCGCGCGCCACGGCATCCGCCGGCGAGAGCGCCTCCATGGCACCGAGCTCCCGCGCGAGGTCGAGCTTGGCCGGCACGGCGTCGACGCCGATCACGTCGAGCCCCAGCGCGACGGCGACCAGCAGCGCGGCCATGCCGACCCCGCCGAGCCCCACGATCGCGATCACCGAACCGGATGCCGGACGCGCGGCGTTCAGCACGGCACCGCCGCCCGTGAGCACGGCGCAGCCCAGGAGCGCGGCGATCTCGGCCGGCACGTCCGGGGGCACCGGCACGACGGAGGTGCGGCTGACGACGGCGTGGCTGGCGAAGCCGCTCACCCCGAGGTGGTGGAACACGTGCGCGCCGGCATCCACACCGCCGTCGCGCCGTCGGCGCAGTCGCATACCGCCTCCGACGAGTGTGCCGGCGGAATTGGCGGCGGTTCCGGGCTCACACGGCAGGCGGCCGTCGGTCGCGCACCCCGCGCAGGCGCCGCAGCGGGGCAGGAACGTCATGACCACGCGCACGCCGGGGCGGAGGTCGTCGACCCCGGGCCCCACCCGTTCGACGATGCCCGCGGCCTCGTGGCCGAGCAGCATCGGCGTGGGGCGGCGGCGGTTGCCATCGACGACGCTGAGGTCGGAGTGACACACCCCGGCCGCCTCGATGCGCACGAGCAGTTCGCCGTGGCCGGGGTCGTCGAGCTCGAGCGGCCCGATGGTGAACGGGCGGGATGCCGCGAACGGCGCGGTCGCCCCCGAGACTTCGAGCACGGCTCCGGTGATCTGCATCCGAACCTCCTCGTTCGTTCGCGCGCGGCGGTGCGTGATCGACAGCATACCGACTGCGCGGTATGTCGCGGTAACCCGTCGTGGTCGCTCACTCGACGCAGCGAATACTCACTCGACGGCGCGAATACTCACTCGGCAACACGAATACTCACTCGCGAGCGGGTAGGCGTTTTCCCAGCTTGCGGATCGGCGGCCTGTCTAGCCTTGACCCATCATGGACGACCCCCCCTCTCATAGTCCCGCGCCCTCTGACTGCCCAGCCGCTCCGGCGGCACGTTCATCGGTCAGGGGGTGTGAAGAATGAACGAGTGGATCATGCTCGGCATCGGCTTGGTCCTGACCATCGGAACCGGCCTGTTCGTCGCCAGCGAGTTCGCGCTGGTGAACCTGGACCGCCACGAGCTCGAGGCGCGACGTGCGCGCGGCGAGGGGGGCCTCGATGGCACCATCTCCGCACTGAGGATCACGTCGACCCACCTCTCCAGCGCGCAGCTCGGCATCACGCTGACGACGCTGCTGACGGGGTACACCTTCGAGCCGGCGATCAGCAGCCTGCTGCGCCAGCCGCTGCTCAACCTCGGCCTTCCCGAGGGGGCGGTCGGCCCGATCGGCGCCGTCACCGGCATCCTGATCGCGACACTCTTCTCGATGATCATCGGCGAGCTCGTGCCGAAGAACTTCGCCCTCGCCGTTCCGCTGGCCACGGCGAAGATCGTCACGCCGTTCCAGCGGGCCTTCACCGCGGTGTTCAAGCCGCTCATCCTGCTGTTCAACAACACCGCGAACGCGATCATCCGCGCCGTCGGCATCGAACCGAAGGAGGAGCTCTCGGGCGCGCGCAGCGCGGATGAGCTGTCGTACCTCATCCGGCACTCCGCCACGGCGGGCCTGCTCGACAAGTCCGACGCGCAGCTGCTGCGACGCACGCTGCGGTTCGCCGAGCACGACGCGTCCGAGGTCATGACCCCGCGCGTGCGGATGGCCACAGTCGACATCGCCGACACGGCAGACACCGTCATCGCCCAGTCGCGGACCACCGGATTCTCCCGGTTCCCCGTCATCGACGGCACCCCCGACCGCGTGGTCGGCGTCGTGCACGTCAAGCACGCGTTCGCCGTTCCCCTCGAGAAGCGCAGCGGCACCCGGGCCGACGCCCTCATGAGCGACGTGCGCACCGTGCCCGAGGGCATGGGAGCCGATCACCTGCTCACGGTGCTGCGCACCGAAGGCCTGCAGATCGCCGTCGTCGGCGACGAGTACGGCGGCACCGCCGGCATCGTCACCCTCGAGGACCTCGTCGAGGAGATCGTCGGCGAGCTGGAGGACGAGCACGACCGCACGCGCACCGGCATCCTGCGTTCCGGTCGCTCGGTCACG from Microbacterium sp. zg-Y625 includes these protein-coding regions:
- a CDS encoding AMP-binding protein, producing the protein MTHRPDSAIDDPGYATLSVASILAESARRHSDRPALLFAGTTTTYAQLWDEVRAYAGALRDRGIRAGDRVAMIVPNVPDFARVYYAALSLGAVVVPVHLLFKADEIAYVLRDAEADLFVVAAPLLGEAIPAAAATGIPVVTVLLPAGTPSPVGDLPRLEDEAAAATPIERHTATRPSDAATILYTSGTTGTPKGAVGSHLALVEQVHCTLIDSFNLHSGDIVFGGLPLFHTFGQTAVMNMAFRVGASIILLPRFDADDALALMVAHGATVFTAVPTMYVGMLEAARRSDARPPLRYAVSGGAALPVAVLEAFRDAFGADVHEGYGLTETAPIVSSNALVEPIRPGTVGRPLWGVDVAIADAEQEERVELVDDPDALGEVVVRGHNLFKGYLGRPDATASAIVDGWFRTGDLGRFVDGVLTIVDRKKDMIVRSGYNVYPTEVEAVIARHPAVAVAAVFGVPDDLRGQEVHVAVVAHDGHSVDAEELIAFTRDRIAAYKYPRAVHVVAELPLGGSGKVLKRELVAQFSPAPAAAAE
- a CDS encoding acyl-CoA dehydrogenase family protein — its product is MDFAHDDTTRQLAERARAFVDEHVVLAESVLQEQLDATPGEWAFRPIVSELRERARAAGLWNLFLPGEHGAGLTNLQYAPIAEITGWSPRLAPVAFNCAAPDTGNMEVLHDFGTPAQQERWLEPLLDARIRSAFCMTEPDVASSDATNIGTRIRRDGDSYVVSGRKWWSTGAMNPDAAIFIVMGKTDPDAERHRQQSMILVPRDAPGVRVERALTVFGYDDRDHGGHAEVVFDDVRVPAENLLAGEGDGFAIAQARLGPGRIHHCMRALGMGERALALMTDRANERVAFGRTLGEQGVIREWVAEARIELEALRLLVLKTAWLMDTVGNRKAMTEIQAIKIAVPRAVQRILDRAIQVFGGAGVSQDTPLAELFAGVRTLRIADGPDEVHLNSLGRAQLRSRVSIRGAE
- a CDS encoding phosphotransferase family protein; the protein is MTDVPGLDVQALTEWLATAHPDLANGDLSATVIAGGRSNLTYAIDGARRPLVLRRPPLGHVLASAHDMRREHRVISALASTPVPVPIAVDVVDDTGGAITGTTFFVMERAPGRVLSTPGHNAGYDPAGLARLSTDLVRTLADLHGVDPASVGLADFGRADGYLSRQMSTWKRQLDASRSRATPTLDALQERLGEGMPQSRRSGIVHGDYRLDNALVDGVEPRLSAVLDWEMATLGDPLVDLGIFALYWDIAALPAAFGGAIPSAVDPAAGYPRFDELAEVYARHAGTDLPDLGWYRAFAAYKLAVILEGIHYRFRSGDTVGDGFDGMGALVEPLARQGLEAL
- a CDS encoding acyl-CoA thioesterase, whose product is MTRWRDNDQYGHLNNVVYYEAMDTAVNAWMIAEGGLDPASSPAIALVVSSSCDYRASASFPEPLEVGVGVERLGATSITWALGILRPGEDEPIAVGRFVHVFVDAASRRPVPVPGAVRAAVAAQLLD
- a CDS encoding QsdR family transcriptional regulator, translated to MSTPAPAPVAPPIATVGVDAAPSWLSARLASHADARRAFDLAREQFIAGHRIDMGALAAALGVDRTSLFRWVGNRDALLSEVLWSLAVPTLVQADHATADRVGADRLAELLTHFVADLNRAPYFREFLRREPARALRLLTTIESEIQRRYVATAEWLIRAELGAQPLGGAIDVHSLAYLLVRVSESFTYADLIAGDEPSASRARAAFRVLLRAD
- a CDS encoding acyl-CoA dehydrogenase family protein, translated to MPLTLTPPADETHAPPAERLDADFYDFQSALTDAERAQLGRIRAFLRDEVAPRADEFWERAESPRHLFPRFAELGMLGAGIPEVAQYDNSALYRGWVALEISRVDASTATFLGVHSGLAMNAIWVGGSDEQRAQWLPPMARGELVGAFALTEPLSGSDTARGLRTTATRRKAADGTDEWVIDGAKRWIGSAGFSDITVVWARDTADGQMKGFIVPTSTPGYSATKIERKQSLRAVENADITLTGVVVPDALRLQRIESFTEVAIVLRLTRAEVAWQGLGNGIGAYEAAVRYTATREQFGKPIASFQLVQDKLATALSNITACLAMCTRVSQLQDEGKQTDAQAAMAKAFVTARMRETVALCREVMGGNGITLDYGAARAFCDAEAIYTFEGTHDMNTLIVGREITGIQAFTS